From Deinococcus sp. Marseille-Q6407, one genomic window encodes:
- a CDS encoding alpha/beta fold hydrolase, whose amino-acid sequence MAQDKTGPSQNATTQNSTGQNSTGQNTDQSAAARPQTAVLLHAFPLDARMWDAQKAALEAAGLRVIVPHLPGFGGEPGQMNSLEAAAQWLLDSKLPEEPFSLVGLSMGGYLVLEVLALLEERGQSERVPRVVLADTSASGDDEEKKQHREEQAQRVLAEGAEFIIKNAREEQKPSTAEQTVAMTQEASREGIAAALRAMAARADRRDVLRALAGRQVAVLALVGSEDGLTPPEEAQETARLSGGTVQQIQGAGHLANLDEPGPAGVSELMSAPGVLAELRREFWTWQTMNAQAERLHLTETRMQNAWTWRELLAHLRAWQEVTLARLKTAPDGAEPAYPAWAEGQNPDRQDLDTLNARIQAAAQGQSWAESHAAWESGFREVLRLARLPDEGDLTCPRDWLDGYTLLDVLRGSLAHHREEHRPGAQRWLERQPGFAPGNR is encoded by the coding sequence ATGGCGCAGGACAAGACCGGCCCTTCCCAGAACGCCACCACCCAAAACAGCACAGGCCAGAACAGCACAGGCCAGAACACCGACCAAAGCGCGGCGGCGCGCCCCCAGACCGCCGTGCTGCTGCACGCCTTCCCGCTGGACGCCCGGATGTGGGACGCCCAGAAAGCGGCGCTGGAGGCCGCCGGCCTGCGCGTGATCGTGCCGCACCTGCCGGGTTTTGGCGGCGAACCGGGCCAGATGAACAGCTTGGAAGCCGCCGCGCAGTGGCTGCTGGACAGCAAACTGCCCGAAGAACCGTTCTCGCTGGTGGGCCTCAGCATGGGCGGCTATCTGGTGCTGGAAGTGCTGGCTCTGCTGGAAGAACGCGGCCAGAGTGAGCGGGTGCCGCGCGTGGTGCTGGCCGATACGTCTGCCAGCGGCGACGACGAGGAGAAAAAGCAGCACCGCGAAGAACAGGCCCAGCGAGTGCTGGCCGAGGGCGCTGAATTTATCATCAAGAACGCCCGCGAGGAGCAGAAACCCTCCACCGCCGAGCAGACGGTCGCCATGACCCAGGAGGCCAGCCGCGAGGGCATCGCCGCCGCGCTGCGGGCCATGGCTGCCCGCGCCGACCGCCGGGACGTGCTGCGGGCACTGGCCGGGCGGCAGGTGGCGGTGCTGGCGCTGGTGGGGAGCGAGGACGGCCTGACCCCGCCGGAAGAAGCGCAGGAAACGGCCCGCCTGAGCGGCGGCACCGTGCAGCAGATCCAAGGCGCCGGGCACCTCGCCAACCTGGACGAACCGGGCCCTGCTGGAGTTTCTGAGCTGATGTCAGCGCCGGGCGTCCTGGCCGAGCTGCGCCGCGAGTTTTGGACGTGGCAGACCATGAATGCCCAGGCCGAGCGGCTGCACCTGACCGAGACCCGGATGCAGAATGCCTGGACCTGGCGTGAGTTGCTGGCGCACCTGAGAGCCTGGCAGGAGGTGACTCTGGCCCGTCTCAAAACGGCTCCTGACGGTGCAGAGCCAGCCTACCCCGCCTGGGCAGAAGGTCAAAATCCCGACAGGCAGGACCTCGACACCTTGAACGCCCGGATTCAGGCCGCCGCCCAGGGACAGAGTTGGGCCGAAAGCCACGCCGCGTGGGAAAGTGGCTTCCGGGAAGTGCTGAGGTTAGCGCGCCTACCAGACGAAGGCGACCTGACCTGCCCAAGAGACTGGTTAGACGGCTATACCCTGTTGGATGTGCTGCGCGGCAGCTTGGCACATCACCGCGAGGAGCACCGGCCTGGCGCGCAGCGCTGGCTGGAACGCCAACCCGGCTTCGCCCCAGGCAACCGCTGA
- the recO gene encoding DNA repair protein RecO yields the protein MTQPPTAPASRAPRRQRSSSRSGVVLRRWKTPKGDLIVSLLTPQGKLRAIARGGLRGKHAGALNLFHHVGLQVYARPGDDLAVIQQASLEGALPRLALPERHPYAHLLAELADLLFQEGEADEYGQQAFELFAGGLRGVAHYPDPDWVALVMSYKLLALAGFPPRTRVCARCGAPDPAHPDPFGGELLCGSCSHQRALSPSSLDFLRHVVRRSVRENMDHPVPAEDRGPLWQGLERFVGVQVGRVRSWPHLHAS from the coding sequence GTGACCCAACCGCCCACTGCCCCTGCCTCCCGCGCCCCCCGGCGCCAGCGTTCCAGCTCGCGCAGCGGCGTGGTGCTGCGGCGCTGGAAGACCCCCAAGGGTGACCTGATCGTCAGCCTGCTGACCCCACAGGGCAAGCTGCGCGCCATTGCCCGCGGCGGCCTGCGCGGCAAGCACGCCGGGGCGCTGAACCTGTTTCACCATGTGGGGTTGCAGGTGTACGCCCGGCCCGGCGACGATCTGGCCGTCATTCAGCAGGCCAGCCTGGAGGGTGCCCTGCCGAGGCTGGCCCTGCCGGAACGCCACCCCTACGCTCACCTGCTGGCCGAACTGGCCGACCTGCTGTTTCAGGAAGGCGAGGCCGACGAGTATGGACAGCAAGCTTTCGAGCTGTTTGCCGGGGGCCTGCGCGGTGTGGCGCACTATCCCGACCCCGACTGGGTGGCCCTGGTGATGAGTTACAAGCTGCTGGCGCTGGCCGGCTTCCCGCCACGCACCCGGGTCTGCGCGCGCTGCGGAGCGCCGGACCCTGCCCACCCCGACCCGTTTGGCGGCGAACTGCTGTGCGGCAGCTGCTCGCACCAGCGGGCGCTGAGCCCGTCCAGCCTGGATTTCCTGCGGCATGTGGTGCGCCGCAGTGTACGCGAGAACATGGACCACCCGGTGCCGGCCGAAGACCGCGGGCCGCTGTGGCAGGGGCTGGAGCGTTTCGTGGGCGTGCAGGTGGGGAGAGTACGCAGCTGGCCGCACCTGCACGCCAGCTGA
- the sdaAB gene encoding L-serine ammonia-lyase, iron-sulfur-dependent subunit beta, which produces MTLLDMVGPVMVGPSSSHTAGACRIGLAAHHLLGEPVRSAEIGLHASFAKTGRGHGTHFALVAGLLGYAPDDPRLPDSFEHARAQGLTFNFSHIELAEVHPNTARISLRGETRSAEIIASSTGGGVILVTNINGYAVQLSAAHPTLILQYRDMPSILSRITTAIAAEEVNIATLSCTRDRRGGTALVAIELDGPDIDPGVLDTFGRYPSMQWVRLMPKLMDG; this is translated from the coding sequence ATGACACTTCTGGATATGGTCGGTCCGGTCATGGTCGGCCCCAGCAGCAGCCACACGGCCGGCGCCTGCCGAATCGGCCTAGCGGCGCACCACCTGCTGGGCGAGCCGGTCCGCTCTGCCGAGATTGGCCTGCATGCCTCGTTTGCCAAGACTGGACGTGGTCACGGCACCCACTTTGCGCTGGTGGCCGGGCTGCTGGGCTACGCTCCTGACGACCCCCGCTTGCCGGACAGCTTCGAGCATGCGCGGGCGCAGGGGCTGACCTTCAATTTCAGCCACATCGAACTGGCCGAGGTTCACCCCAATACTGCCCGCATCAGCCTGCGCGGCGAGACCCGCTCGGCCGAGATCATCGCCAGCTCGACCGGCGGCGGCGTGATTCTGGTGACCAACATCAACGGCTACGCGGTGCAGCTGAGTGCCGCCCATCCCACCCTGATCCTGCAGTACCGTGATATGCCCAGTATCCTGTCGCGGATCACCACCGCCATCGCGGCCGAGGAAGTCAATATCGCCACGCTGAGCTGCACCCGCGACCGCCGTGGCGGCACCGCCCTGGTCGCCATCGAATTGGACGGCCCGGATATTGACCCCGGCGTGCTGGACACTTTCGGGCGCTATCCCAGCATGCAGTGGGTGCGGCTAATGCCCAAACTGATGGACGGCTGA
- the sdaAA gene encoding L-serine ammonia-lyase, iron-sulfur-dependent, subunit alpha — protein sequence MKLEDIMQAPAPASAWVLERDCEESGLDPQAVRAEMRRRIAEMRDSVDRGLRSDAKSITGMVGWNAKGLWEVPDLLNAPLLVRVQAYAMAVNEENARMGRIVAAPTAGSAGTVPGALLGVADHLGIDDDQLVGPLILAAGIGKAISQKMFISGAAGGCQAEIGSSAAMAAAAVTELMGGSPRAAVHAAALALTNTIGLVCDPVGGYVEVPCVSRNAFYAVHAVSAAQLALANLESFIPPDEVVTAMAEVGRMMPPSLRETAEGGLAQTPTGRQIMERMESGEIDPLPLMQ from the coding sequence ATGAAACTGGAAGACATCATGCAGGCCCCCGCGCCCGCCTCTGCCTGGGTGCTGGAGCGTGACTGCGAAGAATCTGGCCTGGACCCCCAGGCGGTCCGTGCCGAGATGCGCCGCCGCATTGCCGAGATGCGCGACTCGGTGGATCGCGGGCTCCGCAGCGATGCCAAGAGCATCACCGGCATGGTGGGCTGGAACGCCAAGGGCCTCTGGGAAGTACCGGACCTACTGAATGCGCCGCTGCTGGTGCGGGTGCAGGCGTACGCCATGGCCGTGAACGAGGAAAATGCCCGGATGGGCCGCATCGTGGCGGCGCCCACCGCCGGCAGCGCCGGCACCGTGCCGGGCGCGTTGCTGGGCGTGGCCGACCACCTCGGCATTGACGACGACCAACTGGTGGGCCCACTGATTCTGGCGGCCGGGATTGGCAAAGCCATCAGCCAGAAGATGTTCATTTCAGGTGCCGCCGGCGGCTGTCAGGCGGAAATCGGCTCCAGCGCCGCGATGGCCGCCGCCGCCGTCACCGAGCTGATGGGCGGCTCGCCCCGCGCCGCCGTTCACGCTGCCGCCCTGGCACTGACCAACACCATCGGGCTGGTGTGTGACCCGGTGGGCGGCTACGTGGAAGTGCCCTGCGTGAGCCGCAACGCCTTTTACGCCGTTCACGCGGTGAGCGCGGCGCAGCTGGCGCTGGCGAACCTGGAAAGCTTTATTCCGCCCGACGAGGTGGTGACCGCAATGGCCGAGGTGGGCCGGATGATGCCCCCTTCGCTGCGCGAAACGGCCGAGGGCGGCCTGGCCCAGACTCCTACTGGCCGGCAGATCATGGAGCGGATGGAAAGCGGGGAGATTGACCCACTGCCGCTGATGCAGTGA
- a CDS encoding MgtC/SapB family protein codes for MDSALWTGFWNQLELLQGLLAAAVLSGLIGWERETHQQQTHGAGLRTYMLVGVSAALFIVLGESLVTSFAKEDDQVRFDMIGILGAVVSGVSFLGAGAIFSSKSGEGAKGLTTAAGLLATSAVGVACGLQMYVLAAGATALFLFTLGPLGRLTSSPHRSGDEP; via the coding sequence ATGGACAGCGCCCTGTGGACTGGTTTCTGGAATCAACTTGAGCTGCTGCAGGGCCTGCTGGCAGCCGCCGTGCTGAGCGGCCTGATCGGCTGGGAGCGCGAAACCCACCAGCAGCAGACCCATGGTGCCGGCCTGCGCACCTATATGCTGGTGGGCGTCAGCGCAGCACTGTTTATCGTGCTGGGCGAGAGTTTGGTCACGTCCTTCGCCAAGGAAGACGACCAGGTACGCTTCGACATGATCGGCATTCTGGGCGCGGTGGTCAGCGGGGTCAGCTTTCTGGGGGCCGGGGCGATCTTCTCGTCCAAAAGCGGCGAAGGCGCCAAGGGCCTGACCACCGCGGCGGGCCTGCTGGCCACCTCCGCCGTGGGCGTGGCCTGCGGCCTGCAGATGTATGTGCTGGCAGCCGGCGCCACCGCGCTGTTTCTGTTCACTCTGGGGCCACTGGGCCGGCTGACCAGCTCGCCTCACCGCTCCGGCGACGAGCCCTAG
- a CDS encoding proline dehydrogenase family protein translates to MSQFEQLYRQVALGVAGNPVVEKIVSKQGWTLAQRFVAGETAEDAIRTIKQLQAEGIRDNLDVLGEFVSTPEPANANTEMVLATIDQVHAAGLVPYQSIKLSALGQGQLVTGPDGREQDLGDINARRVVARAKQYGGFLNLDMEDHTRVDETLRLFRELVQEFGNQHVGTVLQAYLHRTEADRRSLDDLQPNIRIVKGAYLEPEAAAMQSKGEIDAAYRRLVYKHLKAGNYCNVATHDHQIIYDVMHFALAHGIPKDQFEFQLLYGIREDLQRELAEAGYTVRSYIPFGKDWYGYYSRRIAERPKNALFVLRGLI, encoded by the coding sequence ATGAGTCAATTCGAACAGCTGTACCGGCAGGTGGCCCTGGGCGTTGCCGGCAACCCGGTCGTGGAAAAAATCGTGAGCAAGCAGGGCTGGACACTGGCGCAGCGGTTCGTTGCCGGCGAAACCGCCGAGGACGCCATCCGCACCATCAAGCAGCTGCAAGCAGAGGGCATCCGCGACAACCTCGACGTGCTGGGCGAGTTTGTCAGCACCCCGGAGCCGGCCAATGCCAACACCGAGATGGTGCTGGCGACCATTGATCAAGTCCACGCTGCGGGGCTGGTGCCGTACCAGTCCATCAAGCTCTCGGCGCTGGGCCAGGGCCAGCTGGTGACTGGCCCGGACGGCCGCGAGCAGGACCTGGGCGACATCAACGCGCGGCGGGTGGTGGCCCGTGCCAAGCAGTACGGCGGTTTCTTGAATCTGGACATGGAAGACCACACCCGCGTGGACGAAACCCTGCGGCTGTTCCGCGAGCTGGTACAGGAATTCGGCAATCAGCATGTGGGGACTGTGCTGCAGGCTTACCTGCACCGCACCGAAGCCGACCGCCGCAGCCTGGACGACCTGCAGCCCAACATCCGCATCGTGAAGGGCGCCTACCTGGAGCCCGAGGCCGCCGCCATGCAGAGCAAGGGCGAGATTGACGCCGCTTACCGCCGGCTGGTGTACAAGCACCTCAAGGCCGGCAACTACTGCAACGTGGCGACCCACGACCACCAGATCATCTACGACGTAATGCATTTTGCGCTGGCGCACGGCATTCCCAAGGACCAGTTCGAGTTCCAGCTGCTGTACGGCATCCGCGAGGACCTGCAGCGCGAACTGGCAGAGGCCGGCTACACCGTGCGGTCGTATATTCCCTTCGGCAAGGACTGGTACGGCTACTACTCGCGCCGCATTGCCGAGCGGCCCAAAAATGCACTGTTCGTGCTGCGCGGCCTGATCTGA
- a CDS encoding CHAD domain-containing protein yields the protein MSSAARASTPAVSQHPGQQRQPSALPQRLASLWDDFQAADPTAIHEVRKLTRRAAAEAQVSGLKGGVRREWRDLRRAAAPLRDHDAAGEHLRAALHELDASPTALTRFERAWSRRRAELLRQRPLPARPPRGYNLPADWQKKARKALKKDRRALLKQGKVLMKGAGSDDAEAWHTWRKQMKRYRYTLELSGKAPREVRDMLDLLGRVQDAEVLLELLGSEDAAFSKTHRAALQERELQAQAQARAEAHRQWPRLKKHLQEAGES from the coding sequence ATGTCCAGCGCAGCGCGAGCGAGCACACCAGCCGTCAGCCAGCACCCGGGTCAGCAGCGCCAGCCCAGCGCCCTGCCGCAGCGCTTGGCCAGTCTCTGGGACGATTTCCAGGCGGCTGACCCCACCGCCATTCACGAGGTGCGCAAGCTGACCCGCCGCGCCGCCGCCGAGGCGCAGGTCAGTGGCCTGAAAGGCGGGGTGCGCCGCGAGTGGCGTGATCTGCGCCGGGCCGCCGCCCCGCTGCGCGACCACGACGCGGCCGGCGAACACCTGCGGGCCGCCCTGCATGAGCTGGACGCCAGCCCGACTGCGCTGACCCGTTTCGAGCGCGCCTGGTCTCGCCGCCGTGCCGAGCTGCTGCGGCAACGTCCCCTGCCGGCCAGGCCGCCCCGGGGCTACAACCTGCCGGCCGACTGGCAGAAGAAAGCCAGGAAAGCGCTGAAAAAAGACCGCCGGGCGCTGCTGAAACAGGGCAAAGTGCTGATGAAAGGCGCAGGCAGCGACGACGCCGAGGCCTGGCATACCTGGCGCAAACAGATGAAGCGCTACCGCTACACCCTGGAACTGTCGGGCAAGGCCCCCCGCGAGGTCCGGGACATGCTGGACCTGCTGGGCCGGGTGCAGGACGCCGAGGTGCTGCTGGAGCTGCTGGGCAGCGAGGACGCCGCATTCAGCAAGACCCACCGGGCGGCGCTGCAGGAACGGGAGCTGCAGGCCCAGGCGCAGGCCCGCGCCGAAGCTCACCGGCAGTGGCCCAGGCTGAAAAAACACCTTCAGGAAGCCGGCGAATCCTAA